One Actinomycetospora corticicola genomic window, TCGGCGCCGGCCAGGTGGCCGTGGTCGACAAGGTGGCGGCCCGCCTCAAGGAGGCCGAGGCGATCGGCGCGATCGGCGTGAACGCCTCCGAGGTCGACCCGGCCGAGGCCGTGCAGGACATCACCGAGTGGCGCGGGGCCGACGTCGTCATCGACGCGGTCGGGCACCCGTCGGCGCTGCTCTCGGCGTGCTCCCTGGTCGCCTCCGGCGGCGCGATCTCCATCCCCGGCGTCTACACCGAGGACTCGATCGAGCTGCCGTTCGGCGAGCTGTACCTCAAGGGCGTCACGATCCACCAGGGCGTCGCGAACATCATCAACTACATGGACGAGACCCTCGCGCTGATCGCCGCGGGGAAGCTCGACCCGAGCCGGTTCGTCTCGCACCGCATGCCGATGAGCGAGGCGGCCGAGGCCTACCGGATGTTCGAGGCCCGCGAGGCCACCAAGATCGTCCTGGACCCGACCTCATGACGACGACCGAGCTCAAGCACTTCCCGCTGGTCATCGGCGGCGAGAAGGTCGACACCGAGACCGCGCTGGACATCGTCGACCCGTCGACCGGCGAGGTCGTCGCCACGGCGGCCTGCGGCACAGCTGAGCACATCGACCGGGCCGTCGAGGCGGCGCAGCGGGCCTTCGAGGCCGGCGACTGGTCGCGCGCCACGCCGGCCCACCGCGCCGACGTCCTGCGCCGCATGTCCACCATCCTCGGCGAGCGCCTCGACGAGATCGTCGAGCTCGAGCTGATGGGCAACGGGGCCACGGTCCGCCAGGCCACCGGCTTCCACGTCGGCTACTGCGCGCCGCACCTGGAGTACTTCGCCGACCTCGCGGCCCGCTACGAGTTCGAGCGACCCGGTCCGCGCGCGGCGTTCCCGACGCTCGGGCAGAGCTCGGTGCGCCGCGAGCCGATCGGCGTCGTCGGCGCCATCGCGCCGTGGAACTTCCCGCTGCTGCTGTCGCTGTGGAAGTGGGCGCCCGCGCTCGCCGTCGGGAACTCGGTGGTGCTCAAGCCGGACGAGAAGACCCCGCTCTCGGCGCTCGCCCTGGCCGAGATCGGCCTCGAGGCGGGCCTGCCGCCCGGCGTCTTCAACGTCGTCCCGGGCATCGGGGCCGACGCGGGCTCGCGGCTGGCGTCGCACCCCGGCGTCGGGAAGATCGGGTTCACCGGGTCGACCGCGATCGGCCGCGAGGTCATGCGGCTCGCCTCCGGCACCGTCAAGGCGGTCACGCTCGAGCTCGGTGGCAAGTCGCCGGCGGTCGTCCTCGACGACGCCGACCTGGAGACCACGGTCGACGGCGTGCTCTACGGCTGCATGCTCTACTCCGGCCAGGTCTGCGAGTCGATGACCCGCCTGCTGGTCCCGCGCGAGCGCGAGCAGGAGTTCGTCGACCGGCTGGTGGAGCGCGCCTCGACCATCCAGCTCGGCGACACCCGCGACTGGGAGACCGACATGGGTCCCCTGGTCAGCGCCAGGCAGCAGCAGCGCGTGCTCGAGTACATCGAGAGCGGCAAGGCGGAGGGCGCCACCGTGGCGCTCGGCGGCGGCGTCCCCGAGGGCGAGCGCTTCACGCGCGGCTTCTGGGTCGAGCCGACCATCTTCACCGGCGTCCGCAACGACA contains:
- a CDS encoding aldehyde dehydrogenase family protein, whose translation is MTTTELKHFPLVIGGEKVDTETALDIVDPSTGEVVATAACGTAEHIDRAVEAAQRAFEAGDWSRATPAHRADVLRRMSTILGERLDEIVELELMGNGATVRQATGFHVGYCAPHLEYFADLAARYEFERPGPRAAFPTLGQSSVRREPIGVVGAIAPWNFPLLLSLWKWAPALAVGNSVVLKPDEKTPLSALALAEIGLEAGLPPGVFNVVPGIGADAGSRLASHPGVGKIGFTGSTAIGREVMRLASGTVKAVTLELGGKSPAVVLDDADLETTVDGVLYGCMLYSGQVCESMTRLLVPREREQEFVDRLVERASTIQLGDTRDWETDMGPLVSARQQQRVLEYIESGKAEGATVALGGGVPEGERFTRGFWVEPTIFTGVRNDMRIAQEEIFGPVLSVIAYDDEDDAVAIANDTEYGLAASVWSADNSRALEIADRIQAGSVWINDAHQINCAVPFGGYKQSGTGRELGPDALDAFTEVKGIHLDLSGSRDARPYDVLLSHAD